ACGTGTCGCATTTCACACGCTGgccgttaaagggttaacacgTATTCAAATCAACGTACATTATCCCATTATCCTCTTTACGTTGtcagaaacacaagcacagagaATAAATGTCTCTTTGTAAATAACGACTGCTTCACTACACAGATTATAGATTATGTCTCCATTACATAAATAATAGTGTCGGACTAAATATTTACCATTAATACTGACAAAACCTACAGAAACTCCACATTAGCCGAGTACAACAACTTATTTATTGTCAACACATTAAGgcttgaaaagaaaaagaaataaaactctTGGAATACGAGTaatcaatgaaaacataaaGCTTCTCCCACAGAGAgataagatgtgtgtgtgtgtgtgtggatatatatatatatatatatatatatatagttgtaaATCATACACAGTTTGcataaaacactttaaagatTTCATTTCATATTGCACAAGTGAGACGAGCAGCTGCAAACACTGAGATCAATAAAAACTTTGGTATCATCAAATTAAATGAAGTCAAAGAAACGTCACAACgctaatattattaaatatttgaagaCACACGATAACTGAAAACAACCAGTGTTTTAGTCTCACTTCATATCAGAGGATCTTCATCTTTGCCGATATCCCATCAAACATTTTCAAACCGATATCGGCCGATAACGTAACGGTACCGACATTATCGTGCGTCCCTAAATGACACACAGGTGACCAAGGACGGTGAGACAGTTTTTACACGtttgatttaaagtgacacttCCTGTCTTCAGTCGTCTGTGCTAACTTTGAGCTGCTAACTTCCCCTGGTTTTAGCGTTCATGACGGTTCATCATACAGGACATTTCCACTAAAGTGAATTTGTGCGTTATATTAATAATTCTGCCACGTTTGAAGCGCCGTCCTGATCCGACATTTCCACGAGACACAGAAAGCGTTTGACTGTTGTCGTTGATATTATTCCATCGACAACTCAACTAGGAATTTCCGAGGTCGTGGGGCCGTGTTTACACAGGAACACCGTGTTTACACAGGAACGCCGTGTTTACACAGGAACGCCTGAACTCAGACACTGACGGTGATTCCCTGTGATGCATTTTACACGACGCAGtctcgactcgactcgactcaactcgactcgactcgacttgactcgactcgactcgactcgactcttGTCTCTCGGTTTCTCTCTCAACATTCAGGAAAGCAAATGTCTAAATCTCTGTTTGgagtctaacacacacacacacacacacccacacaataataatcatcaaaTCTCTTTGGCTAATAAATCTCAGTGGGTCTCGACTGCTACACACTTTGATCCATGAGCTTTTCCAGGTGAAGTTTTCTGTTGGTGAAAACACAACGAGTGGAGGAGAGGACCGGGCCGGACTCGGTCTGGCtcagagtgaagaggaagcGGCTGATGCCCGTGTTTGGACAGGGGGACATCAGCTGAGAcgtcttcatccctggaggaGCGGAGCACTTTAAGTCCTCCATGAGGTGCCGCACGGCCACGCGGATGTAAGCGCCGTGGCACACGACCAGAGCGTGGACCGACAGTCCCTCCAGACCTTCATCGGCCGAACCAACCGAGGCGCCTTCCgcagaggaagcagcagaggaagcagcagcagaagcagcagcagaagcagcagaagcagcagaagcagcagagccGTTTACAGAAACCCCGTCTCCTGACGCTCCGGCAGAGGAACCCGAGCCCGACGACCCGTGTTCACTCAACATTTGCTTGAAAAGGACTTGGAGGAATTTTTTGAATCGTAGCTTCACCTGGAATCAAGGTGAGACGATCCACAGCTAAGAGGTCgaggtttgtttctttttcagtcAGAACTGAGCTTTACTTTTTAGACAATGTTATACAGATATGTTGTTTGCAGCTTTTTTCAATGAGGACGAGCTGCTTTTCTTTATTGTCCATCACCGTCAATGACACATATTTGAGTTTGGGACTTTTTGATGAACAAATGTTCACAGACGTAATAAAAACCATcaacttttactacatttactGCTTTTAAACTGTTTCAATGATGAACACCTGTACATGTGAAAGGTTTTAAACAGGTTTACAAACTCTTGTTGAATAAAGAAATATTTCACTGTCAGCAGCGTGAGAATGAGAAGCAGAAACCTGCAAACACCGCTCTCTCATCTCTagttaaatgtgtcaaaataaacataaacgtCCACTACACTGACACTTTGAGATCCAGCTTTAAAGAGCAATGTCTACTTGTGAACACTGAGGGGCGCTGTTGTTTAAAGCAGGTTGTGAGCTGTGTCTGACTCACCTGACCTAGGGTTTCTCCTCCTGGTGGAGTGTAGTCCCGACACGACTGACCCGCAGCGTTGGCCATGTTCTTCAGATGCTCTTTGGGACGCCCCTCTGCGACGCCGAAACTCTGCAGGAGCAACACAACGGCAGTGTACAGCGTTACCATGGAAACGTGCCGTGGAGCTGCAGctgcgacgacgacgacgacgacgtgAAGTCAAGTCTCACCCGCTCTCTCAGTAACGGCTCCAACAGCATCTCCACGCCGGAGCAGTGAGTGTTGTTCCTCAGGATTATTTCAGCCGTCTGATGCAGGGACAGTCAGAAGgaaactgctgagtcatgttatgGTCAGACAAGACATGaatgttcatttcatttacatccTGTTTTTCCCGGCTCCTCCACAATCAACTGTGACGTTTGAAATAACTGATCTGGattcaacaaaaacagagagcgTCAGTGTCCGACTCGTCTGTTTCTTCAGGTTTCTTTGTCGTGTAGGAAGTTGTTGCTCGAGCCACAGTTTCCATCAGGCAACAGAAACTGATTCAGCGAATAAAGCACAAACTttcacatttcactgcactggaaaAATGTTGCTTATGGCAGAAGAGACGAGGGAAGTGTGTGAAGACTCTGACGCGGCCGATGGCGCTAAAATTGCACCTGTTAATCTCTCACAATTCAGGATAATTTGGCCGGATAATCTGTTGAAAACAGCCTAAAGTAGGAAAGCAACCGCGAGTGTAGAAAGAGCCAGATCAGGATTGAacctggccaattatcctcgttacataatatactgtatatttaacagCAGTGGAAGGTAACAGAGACATTTACTTTCACCAGATTTGTCTCAATGAAATCTCAATGAAAAAAGTCTTTGGACAAACGTTCCAGCTGCTAATCCAACACCTCACTGTGACGACAAAGCATTGCACTGCATTGTTTATCATCGTGAACAAAAGCTTCAACGTCTGGGCTCACGTTGCTAACTTTAGCAAAACTACGGACGAGTGACGGGACAATAAACTataaagaaatcaaagaaatcaaacatcaggatcaaaaaaacacttaaaataagtTCATTACTATCACTGTGATCATGTCAGTGACTaactcaccaacatacagtctgtgacatttatttttcaatatgcCACAAGAGGGAGCTGCATCTTTTCCTCGTGACTTATTATGATCttattaaattcattttttaatcaCACGGTAAATGCAGACAGAAGGCTCCGCCTGTTCAAGATTAACACTTCTTTTTCATAATATCgcaaatttaaattaaatcgcaaaatcattttttataaaaagtaGACTAATCGATAACAATCAGTATCTGGtatcaggaccaggaccaggaccaggatcaggatcaggatcaggatcaggaccaggactgatGAAATCCATCCTCTGTCAACAGTCACAGAGCTtccattgtttttcatttaatagtgtaaacaaaacatttcacctGTCAACGGTCCAACATATGAACTGATGACAGAAGCTCATTATAATCATGAGCAGCGTCTGTGGTTCTGTGGTGAGTATTACTGCACACAGACAGGAACACAGACAGGAACACAGACaggaataaaaaggaaaatgtgtgtgaggTTTGGCTGGAGGACGTTTGCCAGGTCTGGCATCACTTTAGCCAAAAGGTCACTGACGTAATGCTGCTGCACAAAGACTTTATTCTGAGATCATTTCATCaacccacacaaaaaaaaccctcaacgTGTTCAtgggtgaggaagaggagggaggctCAGGCTCATGGAAGCGAAACCAGGACCCCCACTGACAGGAGCGTGATGGTCTTACCTGCACGGCCCGCTGTAAGTTACTGGCAAACACATTGGTGAACGCGATGTCGTGGAGGTATCGTCCCGCTGCCTCACCCTGCTGCACACCTGTCTCTGACAGCGGCGTGTCCACACCTTGACCTGCAAGTATGATTgacagtgttttcagtctgtgcCGTCGTGTGTGATTCAGTGATTCATCTGTGTGTGATTCAGCGATTCTTCTGCGTGTGATTCAACGATTCTTCTGCGTGTGATTCAGCGATTCTTCTGTGTGTGATTCAGCGATTCTTCTGTGTGTGATTCAGTGATTCTTCTGCGCGTGATTCAGCGATTCTTCTGTGTGTGATTCAGCGATTCTTCTGCGCGTGATTCAGCGATTCTTCTGTGTGTGATTCAGCGATTCTTCTGCGTGTGATTCAGCGATTCTTCTGTGTGTGATTCAGTGATTCATCTGTGTGTGATTCAGCGATTCTTCTGTGTGGTCACTTTGCTTTATGTTTCACTGTGGTCGTTTTTGTGaacattgtgtttcattttttcattgttttgcaCCTCATGTTGGTCTCTTTACAGTCGTTGTGTGGTTGGTCACTTTCTATGTCTCCGTCTTCATTTTCCACCTCGTTGAGGTCTTTAAGTGTCTTAAAATGATGacgacttttaaaaaaagaactatTAACAGCCATTTCAAACAGAGCAGATTCTTGGACCCTTAGGCCTCACATGGTTAACACTATTCAGGTAAATGTATGGAGTCTGTAGCCCCACCTCTCACAGCTGTCGGTGACACTGACCATCACCCGCTTATTCTTTGTGACAATTAACATATTTCTGAACTAATTCCCGgatcatttgcattttctttgttgATGTCATATCTGTCAGGTGACCTCAGTGTTTGGTGCTCAGACTTTGATCAGACAAATGTACCTGCAATCTTTTGTTAGAAATACACActattttcaaagtaaacagaAAAATACCATGAACTTTAAAGTTTTTAATAAGTTTCACGTCTTCCAAAGATGTGGTACTAAGGCCACACAGGAATCTTACAAATGAAcatgataaataaatcacagcagACTGGAACATCACTGGGACTGTATGTTGGCAAccttcatttgttcattatCATATGGATATTTGCTCTGGTGCATAGATTATCGTACTGCACGAGtgaggacgacgatatatcaccaactAGAGACACAGCACAATCAACATATTTCTGTATCTGACcacattttttataatattactcaagtaaaagtcagttattacatttattGCACTGAAGTATCAAAACTAAGTTTAAGGAGTAAAAGTATGAAAAGGGGTTAGGAAttaggttgtgggttcaattcctggctctgctcttCTATATGTGTCCATGAGCAAAGACACTGAACCGAGTACAGGAACATTACAACACGAGTATCGCGATATGGATAATATCATACACTGCCCCGTACTTTAAATGTAGTAGTATTATCAGTACTACTTTGACATTACTTTGACATGTTTAGGACACAGCGGTGAAATGAGTGCTACGACTTTAAATGTGTAATGAACTCACCTTGTAGCAGCTTGTCTCTGTTGTACTGTGTTTCCCCACTGTGTAAACACAACGTCACACAGTTAGACACAGTTTAGACACAGTTAGACACAGTTTAGACATAGTTTAGACACAGTTTAGACCCAGTTTAGACACAGTTAGACACAGTTTAGACACAGTTTAGACCCAGTTTAGACATATGAAAAGAATACAGTGTTTCCGGTGTGAAGGTGAATGTAAAAGCTAAGCTAGGAGAGGACGTGTTTCTACATTTCGCCGCCATGTTACGATACTAAACGTACAGACACTGCGAGtttattcatgttcatgttcaagtTCAGCGAGAAATGAAGAGGAAAGTCCCGCAAATAAACGACGACTTACTGTCTCACGAGTGTTAAACTAAAAGTCAac
This Solea solea chromosome 3, fSolSol10.1, whole genome shotgun sequence DNA region includes the following protein-coding sequences:
- the tigarb gene encoding fructose-2,6-bisphosphatase TIGAR B; the protein is MLTFSLTLVRHGETQYNRDKLLQGQGVDTPLSETGVQQGEAAGRYLHDIAFTNVFASNLQRAVQTAEIILRNNTHCSGVEMLLEPLLRERSFGVAEGRPKEHLKNMANAAGQSCRDYTPPGGETLGQVKLRFKKFLQVLFKQMLSEHGSSGSGSSAGASGDGVSVNGSAASAASAASAAASAAASSAASSAEGASVGSADEGLEGLSVHALVVCHGAYIRVAVRHLMEDLKCSAPPGMKTSQLMSPCPNTGISRFLFTLSQTESGPVLSSTRCVFTNRKLHLEKLMDQSV